A single genomic interval of Spirosoma linguale DSM 74 harbors:
- a CDS encoding conserved hypothetical protein (KEGG: ecc:c4013 hypothetical protein), translating into MTQQSWTDKVSNPAQIGGIETSILDNGTGRGTRIAWINTGTGLRYKVVIDRAMDIADAFFNQHSLAWLSHTGITPPQPLSDKGADWLRTFGGGLLTTCGLSHVGGPEQDAFGERGLHGQISNSPAEIESIIQPDPLRGQLEMSITGRIKETKIFGPSLELRRTISGTLGQPFIRIHDEVINRANTPAPHMLLYHFNFGWPLVDEGTDIIWKGNWQAREGGINADIFHEGNDFRKCPAPLDTHGGTGEAVASIDSTPDSSGQCTAGLHNAQLGMAVALRFRKDQLPWLINWQHWGKGEYVTGLEPTTNPLIGQAKAREQNELIFLKSGETRYYDLELEILHEKVTIADFLAKQL; encoded by the coding sequence TTGACTCAACAATCCTGGACAGACAAAGTATCCAACCCAGCCCAAATCGGCGGTATCGAAACATCCATTCTCGACAATGGAACTGGCCGGGGCACTCGTATCGCGTGGATAAATACCGGCACCGGCCTACGCTATAAAGTCGTCATTGACCGGGCTATGGACATTGCCGATGCTTTTTTCAATCAACATAGCCTGGCCTGGCTCAGCCATACGGGCATTACGCCCCCTCAGCCACTCTCCGACAAGGGGGCAGACTGGCTCCGTACATTTGGGGGTGGATTGCTTACTACCTGCGGCCTCTCGCATGTGGGTGGCCCCGAGCAGGATGCTTTTGGCGAGCGTGGGTTGCACGGGCAGATAAGCAACAGCCCGGCCGAAATCGAATCCATTATTCAGCCCGACCCACTTAGGGGACAATTGGAGATGAGCATAACCGGCCGGATTAAGGAAACCAAAATATTCGGTCCCAGTCTGGAGTTGCGACGCACTATTTCCGGAACGCTCGGGCAGCCCTTCATTCGAATTCACGACGAAGTCATAAACCGGGCCAATACACCGGCACCTCACATGCTGCTGTACCATTTTAATTTCGGTTGGCCATTAGTCGATGAAGGGACAGATATTATCTGGAAAGGCAACTGGCAGGCGCGGGAAGGGGGAATCAATGCGGATATCTTCCACGAAGGCAACGACTTTCGTAAATGCCCGGCACCTTTGGATACGCACGGTGGTACGGGCGAAGCCGTGGCTTCCATTGATAGTACGCCCGACAGTTCTGGGCAATGTACAGCCGGTTTGCATAACGCTCAACTGGGCATGGCCGTAGCCTTACGGTTCCGGAAAGATCAATTGCCCTGGCTCATTAATTGGCAACACTGGGGAAAAGGTGAGTACGTCACGGGTTTGGAGCCCACAACCAATCCACTTATTGGCCAGGCAAAAGCGCGTGAACAAAACGAACTCATTTTCCTGAAATCAGGAGAAACGAGGTATTACGACCTTGAATTAGAAATTTTACATGAGAAAGTAACAATTGCTGACTTTCTTGCCAAACAACTCTAG
- a CDS encoding hypothetical protein (KEGG: esa:ESA_01679 hypothetical protein), with the protein METTSTLSVIEKALEQGKGVLRLTPTWVPRSFCVPGRRIKLHPDDYYVLGGERGGIDERWFSSTTPAKNGPLTGENEGLSHVVFNDNGQEVQFLLKDAVNELKGELIGDRLWNEYQAWPMYSKFFDNMGPLPHHLHHNDEQAALIGQLGKPEAYYFPPQVNNHGGDFPYTFFGIAPGTSKEQIKECLQNFTKGDNKITNYSSAYRLEPGTGWDVPPGLLHAPGSMCTYEPQKASDVFAMYQSLVNEAIIPEELLWNGTPKDRIGDYDQLMEAIDWDLNVDPQMMANRFMRPKPVRPLEEMEGYVETWVCYKSDAFSAKELTVLPGQTVTIKDSAAYGLIMMQGHGKLNDWNIETPTMIRYGQLTNDEFFVSEKAAMEGVTIVNASSTDPIVMLKHFGPGNPDLVL; encoded by the coding sequence ATGGAAACAACGTCAACACTCAGTGTCATTGAAAAAGCATTAGAACAAGGGAAGGGGGTTTTACGGCTGACCCCAACCTGGGTACCCCGGTCGTTTTGCGTTCCAGGCCGTCGAATCAAATTGCACCCGGATGATTATTATGTGCTGGGTGGCGAGCGGGGCGGTATCGATGAACGCTGGTTCTCGTCGACCACACCCGCCAAAAATGGTCCGCTTACGGGCGAAAACGAAGGGTTGAGTCATGTTGTCTTTAACGACAACGGACAGGAAGTTCAGTTCCTGCTGAAAGATGCCGTGAATGAATTGAAAGGCGAACTCATCGGCGATCGTTTATGGAATGAATACCAGGCCTGGCCTATGTACTCCAAGTTTTTTGATAACATGGGTCCGTTGCCGCATCATCTGCATCACAACGATGAGCAGGCAGCCCTGATTGGTCAGTTGGGAAAACCCGAGGCCTATTATTTTCCGCCACAAGTCAACAATCACGGTGGCGATTTTCCTTACACATTCTTTGGTATCGCGCCGGGCACGTCGAAAGAGCAAATAAAGGAGTGCCTGCAAAACTTCACGAAAGGCGATAACAAGATTACTAACTATTCATCGGCTTACCGGCTGGAGCCGGGAACGGGCTGGGATGTTCCACCGGGTTTGCTCCATGCCCCCGGCAGCATGTGTACCTACGAGCCTCAGAAAGCGTCGGACGTGTTCGCCATGTACCAGTCGCTGGTAAATGAAGCCATCATTCCCGAAGAATTATTGTGGAATGGTACACCCAAAGATCGTATTGGCGACTATGACCAGTTGATGGAAGCCATCGACTGGGACCTGAACGTCGATCCGCAAATGATGGCCAATCGGTTTATGAGACCCAAACCCGTACGGCCCCTGGAGGAAATGGAAGGCTACGTTGAAACCTGGGTTTGCTACAAATCCGATGCGTTCAGTGCCAAAGAACTTACTGTATTGCCGGGCCAAACGGTCACTATTAAAGACAGCGCGGCTTATGGTCTGATCATGATGCAGGGGCACGGCAAACTGAACGATTGGAACATCGAAACGCCAACGATGATCCGGTATGGCCAGCTGACGAATGATGAATTCTTCGTGAGCGAAAAAGCGGCTATGGAAGGCGTAACCATCGTTAATGCCTCGTCGACCGATCCCATTGTCATGCTAAAACACTTTGGTCCCGGAAACCCTGATTTAGTATTATAA
- a CDS encoding Xylose isomerase domain protein TIM barrel (PFAM: Xylose isomerase domain protein TIM barrel), which yields MNENNYPKLHNAMWPGVVGKGPDSEPVIGFDTMLELTASAEVDGVKFDGVDLALFEHIDVNISDDEIKKLADKVGGYNLKIGSLVAPIWGGPAMGSKEDRANFVEMVRKSCHIGQKLTELGIRPSGVVRIDSASSPHDWDADPTGNSKLIAQTFREACDVAADYGEKLAAEGEICWGGMHSWKTMLETLEAVDRPNMGFQADMAHTLLYTMGYNREQDRILPPDFDWSDRAALDEALKTLTKALRPWTIDFHVAQNDGTVFGSGSHDKTGRHCQALDPNGKLDVVHDAGYWLRDENGVLTKAFKHICWDGCMFPNAVMTNQQTWNDILATMIKVRKEHGWYE from the coding sequence ATGAACGAGAATAACTATCCAAAACTCCACAATGCCATGTGGCCGGGTGTTGTCGGCAAAGGTCCGGATTCAGAACCCGTTATTGGCTTCGATACGATGCTGGAACTGACAGCTTCGGCTGAAGTTGATGGCGTGAAATTCGATGGTGTCGACCTGGCACTGTTCGAGCACATCGACGTCAATATTTCGGATGATGAGATTAAAAAACTGGCTGATAAAGTCGGTGGCTACAACCTGAAAATTGGCTCCCTGGTAGCCCCTATCTGGGGTGGACCGGCTATGGGAAGCAAGGAAGATCGGGCCAACTTCGTGGAGATGGTTCGTAAATCCTGCCATATTGGCCAGAAACTAACCGAACTTGGTATTCGGCCAAGTGGCGTGGTTCGGATTGACTCGGCCAGCTCTCCCCACGACTGGGATGCCGACCCCACCGGAAATTCTAAATTAATTGCCCAGACCTTCCGCGAAGCCTGCGATGTGGCGGCTGATTACGGCGAGAAACTGGCCGCTGAGGGCGAAATCTGCTGGGGCGGTATGCACAGCTGGAAAACTATGCTCGAAACGCTGGAAGCTGTCGACCGGCCGAATATGGGTTTTCAGGCCGATATGGCGCATACGCTGCTGTACACCATGGGCTACAACCGCGAACAGGACCGGATTCTACCCCCCGACTTTGACTGGAGTGACCGGGCCGCCCTGGATGAAGCCCTCAAAACATTAACCAAAGCATTACGCCCCTGGACGATCGACTTTCACGTCGCCCAAAACGACGGAACCGTGTTTGGGTCGGGGTCTCATGACAAGACCGGTCGGCACTGTCAGGCGCTGGACCCCAATGGCAAACTCGACGTTGTTCATGACGCCGGTTATTGGCTGCGCGACGAAAATGGAGTGCTCACCAAAGCCTTTAAACACATTTGCTGGGACGGGTGTATGTTCCCCAACGCCGTTATGACCAACCAGCAGACCTGGAACGACATTCTGGCCACTATGATCAAGGTCCGCAAAGAACACGGCTGGTACGAGTAG
- a CDS encoding oxidoreductase domain protein (PFAM: oxidoreductase domain protein~KEGG: rlt:Rleg2_4779 oxidoreductase domain protein) codes for MTPKKEIRIGLIGTGLMGRTHSNGYKRIGDFFPELEYRPVLKVVCSRNAENVQKFADQWGYESVETDWRAVIARDDVDAIDICTPNDSHAEIAIAAAEAGKMILCEKPLARTVAEAQKMVDAVEKAGVKNTVWYNYRRVPAVTLAKQIVDSGKLGKIFHYRANFLQDWTISADLPQGGAALWRLDSDAAGSGVTGDLLAHCIDTAMWINGAITDVSAVTETFIKERVHQLTGQVQKVGIDDACIFHCHFENGSLGLFEATRYARGHKALYTLEINGEHASIRWDLHDMNRLEYFDHADDSVVRGWRSILVTDSDQPYMKRWWIPGTIIGYEHTFVHQAADFFKSLETGESCAPTFQDALETQKVCEAVIESATSRSWKETGAKNI; via the coding sequence ATGACACCCAAAAAAGAGATACGAATTGGATTAATTGGTACCGGCTTAATGGGCCGGACACACTCAAATGGATATAAACGCATTGGTGACTTCTTCCCCGAACTGGAATACCGGCCGGTTCTGAAAGTGGTTTGTTCGCGCAATGCCGAGAACGTACAGAAATTTGCCGATCAGTGGGGGTATGAGTCCGTAGAAACTGACTGGCGGGCCGTAATTGCCCGCGACGATGTCGACGCCATTGACATTTGTACACCGAACGATTCACACGCCGAAATCGCCATTGCCGCTGCTGAAGCGGGTAAAATGATTCTGTGCGAAAAACCCCTCGCCCGTACCGTTGCCGAAGCCCAGAAGATGGTGGATGCTGTCGAAAAAGCGGGTGTTAAGAATACCGTTTGGTACAACTACCGTCGGGTTCCTGCTGTTACCCTGGCCAAGCAGATCGTTGATTCGGGTAAGCTGGGCAAGATTTTCCATTACCGGGCTAACTTTTTGCAGGATTGGACTATAAGTGCCGACCTGCCACAAGGGGGCGCGGCCCTCTGGCGGCTGGATTCGGACGCTGCTGGATCTGGTGTAACGGGCGATTTGCTGGCCCACTGTATCGACACCGCCATGTGGATTAACGGAGCTATCACCGACGTATCGGCCGTAACCGAGACATTCATTAAAGAACGTGTGCACCAATTGACCGGACAGGTGCAGAAAGTGGGTATCGACGATGCCTGTATTTTCCACTGCCACTTCGAAAATGGCTCGCTTGGCCTTTTCGAAGCTACCCGCTATGCCCGTGGGCACAAGGCGCTGTACACGCTCGAAATCAACGGTGAACACGCATCCATTCGCTGGGATCTGCACGATATGAACCGCCTGGAATACTTCGATCATGCTGATGATTCGGTAGTTCGGGGCTGGCGTTCTATCCTGGTGACAGACAGCGATCAACCCTACATGAAACGCTGGTGGATTCCCGGTACCATTATTGGTTACGAACACACGTTTGTACACCAGGCGGCTGATTTCTTTAAAAGTCTGGAAACGGGTGAGTCGTGTGCGCCAACATTTCAGGATGCGCTGGAAACCCAGAAAGTATGCGAAGCCGTTATCGAATCGGCAACGTCAAGAAGCTGGAAAGAAACAGGTGCTAAAAATATTTAG